One window of Dechloromonas sp. ZY10 genomic DNA carries:
- a CDS encoding EamA family transporter has product MDPLALALVIAGALCHASWNLISKKVGGGLYFVALYGLVSSLLCLPLALQAWYAHPAPLGLTAWAAIGASALIHAVYSLILQRGYRAADFSLVYPLARGSGPLFSVVGAVLLLGEAPGATGLAGIAAILLGILLLSGLAEVRRSPRLRAGIFWGGLTGLSIAAYTVLDGWAIKVLGLAPLLYYGLSLLVRNLLLLPQALRRRDLLLAEWRGKWRAIVAVGILSPLAYSLVLIALTRAPLSYVAPLRELSMLGGVLLGSRLLQEKISPLRGLGIAGMLLGAGLLALAKPG; this is encoded by the coding sequence ATGGACCCGCTCGCCCTGGCACTGGTGATCGCCGGCGCGCTCTGCCACGCCAGCTGGAACCTGATTTCGAAGAAAGTCGGCGGCGGCCTGTATTTCGTCGCCCTCTACGGGCTGGTCAGCAGCCTGCTCTGCCTGCCGCTGGCGCTGCAGGCCTGGTATGCCCACCCGGCACCGCTCGGCCTTACCGCCTGGGCGGCGATTGGCGCCAGCGCGCTGATCCACGCGGTGTATTCGCTGATCCTGCAACGCGGCTACCGTGCCGCCGATTTCTCGCTGGTCTATCCGCTGGCGCGCGGCAGCGGCCCGCTGTTCTCGGTCGTCGGCGCGGTGCTGCTGCTCGGCGAAGCGCCGGGCGCGACCGGGCTGGCCGGAATCGCCGCGATCCTGCTCGGGATATTGCTGCTTTCCGGTCTGGCCGAAGTCCGCCGCTCGCCCAGGCTGCGCGCCGGAATTTTCTGGGGCGGCCTGACCGGGCTCAGCATCGCCGCCTACACCGTGCTCGACGGCTGGGCGATCAAGGTGCTCGGGCTGGCGCCGCTGCTGTATTACGGCCTCAGCCTGCTGGTCCGCAACCTGCTGTTGCTGCCGCAGGCCTTGCGCCGCCGCGACCTGCTGCTCGCCGAATGGCGCGGCAAGTGGCGGGCCATCGTCGCCGTCGGCATCCTTTCGCCGCTGGCTTACAGCCTGGTGCTGATCGCGCTGACCCGGGCGCCGCTCAGCTACGTCGCGCCGCTGCGCGAATTGTCGATGCTCGGGGGCGTTCTGCTCGGCAGCCGGCTGCTGCAGGAAAAAATCTCGCCGCTGCGCGGCCTCGGCATCGCCGGGATGCTGCTCGGCGCCGGGCTGCTGGCGCTGGCCAAGCCAGGTTGA
- a CDS encoding SPFH domain-containing protein, which translates to MKENRVHSQAGIPMLLTALAALVSGGVLLSSSPLQALLGLLLLFAGLFVLPGLYMLEPNQSAVLSLFGRYVGTVREDGLRWNNPLYHKRKLSLRVRNFESSKLKVNDLEGSPIEIAAVIVWQVADSAEAVYNVDDYESFVHIQSESALRAMATSYPYDASESGQVALRSHPQEISHHLQEQLAERLGKAGVQVIEARISHLAYAPEIAQAMLQRQQANAVIAARSRIVAGAVGMVEMALAELDKNGQVKLDEARKAQMVSNLLVVLCSERGSQPVINAGSAS; encoded by the coding sequence ATGAAAGAAAATCGCGTCCATTCCCAAGCCGGGATTCCCATGCTGCTGACGGCGCTGGCTGCGCTGGTCAGCGGCGGCGTCCTGCTCTCGTCGTCGCCCTTGCAAGCCTTGCTCGGCCTGCTGCTGCTCTTTGCCGGCTTGTTCGTGCTGCCTGGCCTGTACATGCTCGAACCCAACCAGTCGGCGGTGCTCAGCCTGTTCGGCCGCTATGTCGGCACCGTGCGCGAGGACGGGCTGCGCTGGAACAATCCGCTCTACCACAAGCGCAAGCTGAGCCTGCGGGTGAGAAATTTCGAGAGCAGCAAGCTCAAGGTCAACGACCTCGAAGGCAGCCCGATCGAGATTGCCGCCGTGATCGTCTGGCAGGTCGCCGATTCGGCCGAGGCGGTGTACAACGTCGACGACTACGAGAGCTTCGTCCATATCCAGTCGGAATCGGCCTTGCGTGCGATGGCCACCAGCTATCCTTACGACGCCAGCGAAAGCGGCCAGGTCGCGCTGCGCAGCCACCCGCAGGAAATCTCGCACCACTTGCAGGAGCAACTGGCCGAGCGCCTGGGCAAGGCCGGCGTGCAGGTGATCGAAGCGCGTATCAGCCACCTCGCCTACGCGCCGGAAATCGCCCAGGCGATGCTGCAGCGGCAGCAGGCCAACGCGGTGATCGCAGCGCGTTCGCGGATCGTTGCTGGCGCAGTGGGAATGGTCGAAATGGCGCTCGCCGAACTCGACAAGAACGGCCAGGTCAAGCTCGACGAGGCGCGCAAGGCGCAGATGGTCAGCAACCTGCTGGTGGTGCTGTGCAGCGAACGCGGTTCGCAACCGGTGATCAACGCCGGCAGCGCTTCCTGA
- a CDS encoding YdiU family protein, with protein MPPTPPLFAFDNTYARDLKGFYVRWPAEPASKPVWALVNDALAEELGVDPARLRGAEGLAALSGNAEPAGSAPLAQAYAGHQFGGFSPRLGDGRALLLGEVIDRHGRRRDIALKGSGRTPFSRNGDGKCALGPALREYLIGEAMHALGIPSTRALAVVASGDMVRRERALPGAVLTRVAASHLRVGTFEFFAAHQGPQAVEQLANYTLLRHDPALAEHPQPYLALLQAVCARQAALVARWLGVGFIHGVMNTDNMTLSGETIDYGPCAFLEAYDPDTVFSSIDTHGRYAYGNQGEIAQWNLARFAETLLPLIDPEQARAVELATAVITAFPQQLAAEWLTVMRAKLGLASEQNPAKTTVDRENGQKSAALDRALAEDFLALLHARRLDFTLAFRALYDHATGQPAPLARLFAADDGEFAAWQQRWQARQPQRDAALLETMRRANPWLIARNHRVEEALAAASEHFDLEPCRQLLAALRAPCTENPEHAAYAEPAPAAVTANYRTFCGT; from the coding sequence ATGCCCCCGACTCCGCCGCTCTTCGCCTTCGACAACACCTACGCCCGCGACCTCAAGGGTTTCTATGTCCGCTGGCCGGCCGAGCCGGCGAGCAAGCCGGTCTGGGCGCTGGTCAATGATGCGCTGGCCGAAGAACTCGGCGTCGATCCCGCCCGCCTGCGCGGCGCCGAAGGGCTGGCGGCGCTATCGGGCAATGCCGAGCCGGCCGGTTCGGCGCCGCTGGCCCAGGCTTACGCCGGGCACCAGTTCGGCGGCTTTTCGCCGCGCCTGGGCGATGGCCGGGCGCTCTTGCTCGGCGAAGTGATCGACCGCCACGGCCGGCGCCGGGACATTGCCCTCAAGGGCTCGGGGCGGACGCCGTTCTCGCGCAACGGCGATGGCAAATGCGCGCTTGGCCCGGCATTGCGCGAATACCTGATCGGCGAGGCCATGCACGCGCTTGGCATTCCGAGCACGCGAGCGCTGGCGGTGGTCGCCAGCGGCGACATGGTGCGCCGCGAACGGGCGCTGCCGGGGGCGGTGCTGACCCGCGTCGCCGCCAGCCACCTGCGCGTTGGCACCTTCGAATTCTTTGCCGCGCACCAGGGGCCGCAGGCGGTCGAGCAACTCGCCAACTACACCCTGCTCCGCCACGACCCGGCGCTGGCCGAGCACCCGCAGCCCTACCTGGCGCTGCTGCAGGCGGTCTGCGCCCGCCAGGCGGCGCTGGTCGCGCGCTGGCTCGGCGTCGGCTTCATCCACGGGGTGATGAATACCGACAACATGACCCTCTCCGGCGAAACCATCGACTACGGCCCCTGCGCCTTCCTCGAAGCCTACGACCCGGATACTGTGTTCAGCTCGATTGATACCCATGGCCGCTACGCCTACGGCAACCAGGGCGAGATCGCGCAATGGAACCTTGCCCGTTTTGCCGAAACCCTGCTGCCGCTGATCGACCCGGAGCAAGCGCGGGCGGTCGAACTGGCGACGGCAGTCATCACCGCCTTCCCGCAGCAACTGGCGGCGGAATGGCTGACGGTAATGCGCGCCAAGCTCGGGCTGGCGAGTGAGCAAAATCCGGCCAAAACCACGGTCGACCGTGAAAACGGGCAAAAATCCGCCGCGCTCGACCGGGCGCTGGCCGAGGACTTCCTGGCGCTGCTGCACGCCCGCCGGCTCGACTTCACCCTCGCCTTCCGCGCCCTTTACGACCACGCCACCGGTCAGCCGGCACCCCTGGCCCGGCTGTTCGCGGCCGACGACGGCGAATTCGCCGCCTGGCAGCAGCGCTGGCAGGCGCGCCAGCCGCAACGCGACGCCGCCCTGCTTGAGACGATGCGCCGCGCCAACCCCTGGCTGATCGCGCGCAACCACCGCGTCGAGGAAGCCCTTGCTGCCGCCAGCGAGCATTTCGACCTCGAACCTTGCCGGCAACTCCTCGCCGCACTGCGCGCCCCATGTACTGAGAACCCCGAGCACGCTGCCTACGCTGAACCGGCCCCGGCAGCGGTCACCGCTAACTACCGCACCTTCTGCGGCACTTGA
- a CDS encoding pyruvate, water dikinase regulatory protein — protein sequence MPNPIKRTVFFVSDGTGLTAEALGHSLMTQFEDVEFKQIRIPFLDNVDKAQEAVARINAQGEADGMRSIVFTTLVNPELSSIVHQADAFCLSYFDTFLSPLEAELGVKSNHTVGRSHGSAESSEYKKRIESINYTLAHDDGITDRDLEEADVILVAVSRCGKTPTSLYLAMQFGLKAANFPLIPEDFDRGRLPGTLERHRSKLFGLTIQAERLAQIREERRAGSKYASLTNCRYEIAEAEKMMRREGIRWLDSSTKSIEEISTTILQELKLR from the coding sequence ATGCCCAATCCGATCAAACGTACCGTCTTCTTCGTCTCCGACGGCACCGGCCTCACCGCCGAAGCCCTTGGCCACAGCCTGATGACCCAGTTCGAGGACGTCGAATTCAAGCAGATCCGCATCCCCTTCCTCGATAACGTCGACAAGGCGCAGGAAGCCGTCGCCCGCATCAACGCCCAGGGCGAAGCCGACGGCATGCGCTCCATCGTCTTCACCACGCTGGTCAACCCGGAACTCTCGAGCATCGTGCACCAGGCCGATGCCTTCTGCCTGTCCTACTTCGACACCTTCCTGTCGCCGCTCGAAGCCGAACTCGGCGTCAAATCCAACCACACCGTCGGCCGCTCGCACGGCTCGGCCGAAAGCTCGGAATACAAGAAGCGGATCGAATCGATCAACTACACCCTCGCCCACGACGACGGCATCACCGACCGCGACCTCGAAGAAGCCGACGTGATCCTGGTTGCCGTCTCGCGCTGCGGCAAGACGCCGACCTCGCTCTACCTGGCGATGCAGTTCGGCCTCAAGGCCGCCAACTTCCCGCTGATCCCGGAAGACTTCGACCGCGGCCGCCTGCCCGGCACCCTCGAACGCCACCGCAGCAAGCTCTTCGGCCTCACCATCCAGGCCGAGCGCCTCGCCCAGATCCGCGAAGAGCGCCGCGCCGGCAGCAAATACGCATCGCTCACCAACTGCCGCTACGAAATCGCCGAAGCCGAAAAAATGATGCGCCGCGAAGGCATCCGCTGGCTCGACTCCTCGACCAAGTCGATCGAGGAAATCTCGACCACCATCCTGCAGGAACTGAAACTGCGCTGA
- a CDS encoding bacteriohemerythrin: protein MIETVDIFPWEDSFCTGIEIIDTQHRRLVELINLLAGRVAFRSEDIEVGEIFDGLLEYASYHFSTEEAIWAEYLAGEDLEQAHSDTHRGFVEKIAGLREVLDGGRIDGVAEEALGYLARWLASHILENDRYMAQVVQGIGQGLSLTIAKQRANEKMSGDGRILIDIILSIYGNLSANTLRLMREIAERKQREGELVQARIRAESANFARSRFLDNISHAFRTPLNAIMGMGQLLADPNCSAAERQDFTRVIMDSGQELLALVDHLIGLSEVDVVRMNLERRVFDAASLLHACHAQYLDLLEQKQLPCELRVAPGTGRYAGDSRKLLEMLGNLLDNAIKFTAHGRVELAVQEIRQDAGRALLEFSVSDTGIGIEASDQEWLFQAFSPHSLSSPRKNESCGIGLAIVRSLAELMGGAVGLESQPGVGSRFWFTVWLESVDAPRIQRSPSLHSASALMQ from the coding sequence ATGATTGAAACGGTAGATATCTTCCCGTGGGAAGACAGTTTTTGCACAGGAATCGAGATCATCGATACGCAGCACCGGCGCCTGGTTGAACTGATCAATCTGCTTGCCGGGCGGGTGGCGTTTCGTTCCGAGGATATCGAGGTCGGGGAGATTTTCGATGGTTTGCTGGAGTATGCCAGCTACCATTTTTCGACCGAGGAGGCGATCTGGGCCGAATATCTGGCCGGAGAGGATCTGGAGCAGGCGCATTCCGACACTCATCGCGGCTTTGTCGAAAAAATCGCCGGCTTGCGCGAGGTGCTCGATGGCGGCCGGATCGATGGCGTTGCCGAAGAGGCATTGGGCTACCTGGCGCGCTGGCTGGCCTCGCACATTCTCGAAAATGACCGCTACATGGCGCAGGTGGTCCAGGGCATCGGCCAGGGGCTGTCGCTGACCATTGCCAAGCAGCGGGCCAATGAAAAAATGAGTGGCGACGGTCGAATCCTGATCGACATCATCCTGTCGATTTACGGCAACCTTTCGGCCAATACCTTGCGGTTGATGCGCGAAATCGCCGAGCGCAAGCAGCGCGAAGGCGAACTGGTGCAGGCCAGAATCCGCGCTGAGTCGGCCAATTTCGCCCGCAGCAGGTTTCTCGACAACATCAGCCATGCCTTCCGCACGCCGCTGAATGCGATCATGGGGATGGGGCAGTTGCTCGCCGATCCGAATTGTTCAGCCGCCGAGCGGCAGGATTTCACGCGGGTGATTATGGACTCTGGCCAGGAGTTGCTGGCGCTGGTCGATCATTTGATCGGCCTTTCCGAAGTCGATGTGGTGCGGATGAATCTGGAGCGGCGGGTCTTTGATGCCGCTTCCCTGCTCCATGCCTGCCATGCGCAATACCTCGATTTACTCGAACAAAAGCAGTTGCCGTGCGAATTGCGGGTCGCACCGGGAACCGGACGCTATGCCGGCGACAGCCGGAAACTGCTCGAAATGCTGGGTAATTTGCTCGACAACGCGATCAAATTCACCGCTCACGGCCGGGTTGAACTGGCGGTGCAGGAAATCCGTCAGGATGCCGGGCGGGCCTTGCTCGAATTTTCGGTCAGCGATACCGGGATCGGAATCGAGGCAAGCGATCAGGAATGGTTGTTCCAGGCCTTTTCGCCGCATTCGCTGAGCAGCCCGCGCAAGAACGAAAGTTGCGGCATCGGTCTGGCAATCGTGCGCAGCCTGGCCGAACTGATGGGCGGCGCCGTCGGACTGGAAAGCCAGCCCGGTGTCGGCTCGCGTTTCTGGTTCACCGTCTGGCTCGAAAGCGTCGACGCGCCCCGCATTCAGCGCTCTCCCAGTTTACACAGCGCCAGCGCGTTGATGCAGTAA
- the lolA gene encoding outer membrane lipoprotein chaperone LolA, whose product MKKALKSLSTVAALCFGLGLAPASLAATAVEQLHDFLQATRTLRADFTQNVLAKGGRKPQLSSGTVAISRPGKLRWEILKPYPQLIVGDGQKIWIHDPELQQVTVRKAGQALGSTPAALLAGNNELEKNFSLREAGQGDGLNWVEATPKATDSGFEKIRIGFAGGELKAMELFDSFGQTTLVNFSRIERNPALPASAFRFTPPAGTDVVGE is encoded by the coding sequence ATGAAAAAAGCCCTTAAATCGTTGTCGACCGTGGCAGCCTTGTGTTTCGGCCTGGGGCTGGCGCCGGCCAGCCTGGCGGCGACCGCCGTGGAGCAGTTGCACGACTTTTTGCAGGCCACCCGCACCCTGCGCGCCGACTTTACCCAGAACGTGCTGGCCAAGGGCGGACGCAAGCCGCAGTTGTCGTCCGGCACCGTTGCGATCTCGCGGCCGGGCAAGCTGCGTTGGGAAATTCTCAAGCCTTACCCGCAACTGATCGTTGGCGACGGTCAGAAAATCTGGATTCACGATCCCGAGTTGCAACAGGTAACCGTGCGCAAGGCCGGGCAGGCGCTGGGCAGCACGCCGGCGGCGCTGCTCGCCGGCAACAACGAACTGGAAAAGAATTTCAGCCTGCGCGAAGCCGGGCAGGGCGATGGCCTGAACTGGGTCGAAGCAACACCCAAGGCGACCGACAGCGGCTTCGAGAAAATCCGCATCGGTTTTGCCGGCGGCGAACTCAAGGCGATGGAATTGTTCGACAGCTTCGGTCAGACGACGCTGGTCAATTTCAGCCGCATCGAACGCAACCCGGCGCTACCGGCCAGCGCCTTCCGCTTCACTCCGCCGGCCGGCACCGACGTGGTCGGTGAGTAA
- a CDS encoding sigma-54-dependent transcriptional regulator — MADDAVFLVEDDPAVRKGCAQALSLADLPVRAFADAESLLQALAQERPALVVSDVRLPGRDGLSLLRELRQFDRELPVLLITGHGDVAMAVEAMREGAHDFIEKPFPSERLIAAVRSGLEKRRLQQENQRLRALLGEAGSQRLVGQSAAIQQIRQLIDSLAPTGVDLLINGETGAGKEVVARAVHEASGRRGAFVAINCGALPESVFESELFGHEAGAFTGAGKRRIGRIEHASGGTLFLDEIETMPLNLQVKLLRVLQERSVERLGSNTGVAVDLRLVAASKADLKSEADAGRFRADLYYRLNVVSLDLPPLRQRREDIPLLLGHFLAEAAQRYQRPLAAWTPADLARWQQHPWPGNVRELKNVADRWALGLPDGLAPLPAAAGAIFPGAGSLAEQVDAAEKAILIAALQRSHGHVVAAAEALHTPRKTFYDKLARHGIVPEQFRQPGGK; from the coding sequence ATGGCTGACGATGCGGTCTTTCTGGTCGAGGACGACCCGGCGGTACGCAAGGGCTGCGCCCAGGCGCTGAGCCTGGCCGACCTGCCGGTACGCGCCTTTGCCGACGCCGAAAGCCTGCTCCAGGCGCTGGCGCAGGAGCGCCCGGCGCTGGTGGTCAGCGACGTGCGCCTGCCCGGGCGCGACGGGCTCTCGCTGCTGCGCGAGCTGCGCCAGTTCGACCGTGAACTGCCGGTACTGCTGATCACCGGCCACGGCGACGTAGCGATGGCGGTGGAAGCGATGCGCGAAGGCGCGCACGACTTCATCGAAAAACCCTTCCCCTCCGAACGCCTGATCGCGGCGGTCAGGAGCGGCCTGGAAAAACGCCGGCTGCAGCAGGAAAACCAGCGCCTGCGCGCCTTGCTCGGCGAAGCCGGCAGCCAGCGCCTGGTCGGCCAGTCGGCGGCGATCCAGCAAATTCGCCAACTGATCGACTCGCTGGCGCCGACTGGCGTGGACCTGCTGATCAACGGCGAAACCGGCGCCGGCAAGGAGGTGGTCGCCCGCGCCGTGCATGAAGCCAGCGGCCGCCGGGGCGCCTTTGTCGCGATCAACTGCGGCGCGCTGCCGGAAAGCGTTTTCGAGAGCGAGCTGTTCGGCCATGAGGCGGGCGCCTTTACCGGCGCCGGCAAGCGCCGTATCGGCCGCATCGAGCACGCCAGCGGCGGCACGCTCTTTCTCGACGAAATCGAGACCATGCCGCTCAACCTGCAGGTCAAGCTGCTGCGCGTGCTGCAGGAGCGCAGCGTCGAACGCCTGGGCAGCAATACCGGCGTCGCAGTCGACCTGCGTCTGGTCGCGGCAAGCAAGGCCGACCTGAAAAGCGAAGCCGACGCCGGCCGCTTCCGCGCCGACCTTTATTACCGGCTCAACGTCGTCAGCCTCGACCTGCCACCGCTGCGCCAGCGGCGCGAAGACATCCCGCTCCTGCTCGGCCACTTTCTCGCCGAGGCCGCACAACGCTACCAACGCCCGCTCGCCGCCTGGACGCCGGCCGACCTCGCCCGCTGGCAGCAACACCCCTGGCCGGGCAATGTGCGCGAACTGAAAAACGTTGCCGACCGCTGGGCGCTCGGCCTGCCCGATGGCCTGGCGCCACTGCCGGCCGCCGCTGGCGCGATCTTCCCGGGCGCCGGCTCCTTGGCCGAGCAGGTCGACGCCGCCGAAAAGGCGATCCTGATCGCCGCGCTGCAACGCAGCCACGGCCATGTCGTCGCCGCCGCCGAAGCCCTGCACACACCGCGCAAGACCTTTTACGACAAGCTCGCCCGCCACGGCATCGTGCCCGAGCAGTTCCGCCAGCCGGGCGGCAAATAG
- the msrB gene encoding peptide-methionine (R)-S-oxide reductase MsrB, whose translation MNARPAGIVGQLAPELGIRDWRDASGQPLAGLELTALPGRYKLLFCFQDNCPGCHQRGFPTLQTIVDAFRGSDLLACAAIQTVFEEHAENTRERGFANQLRYALGIPFAHDAGADGRLSTLMQHYRSAGTPWFILIDPQGVVLFNDFAVDAAGLIDYLRRQPVPAAAPAGVLTWAGILRQLRDGNPLPPRRVELSADEWRQRLSPEQFYVLRQKGTERAFSSGMCTVFSPGRYACAGCGSELFDAGEKFDSGSGWPSFTQAVTPNAVAYHADASHGMQRVETTCAVCDGHLGHVFPDGPGPSGLRYCINALALCKLGER comes from the coding sequence ATGAACGCACGCCCCGCCGGCATCGTCGGCCAACTTGCCCCGGAACTCGGCATCCGCGACTGGCGCGATGCCAGCGGCCAGCCGCTCGCCGGCCTCGAACTCACCGCCCTGCCCGGCCGCTACAAGCTGCTGTTCTGCTTTCAGGACAACTGCCCCGGCTGCCACCAGCGCGGTTTTCCCACCTTGCAGACCATCGTCGACGCTTTTCGCGGCTCCGACCTGCTTGCCTGTGCCGCGATCCAGACGGTTTTTGAGGAACACGCGGAAAATACCCGCGAGCGCGGCTTTGCCAACCAGCTGCGCTACGCGCTGGGCATCCCCTTTGCCCACGATGCCGGCGCCGACGGCCGGCTATCGACGCTGATGCAGCACTACCGCAGCGCGGGAACCCCGTGGTTCATCCTGATCGACCCGCAGGGCGTGGTCCTCTTCAACGACTTTGCGGTCGATGCCGCCGGCCTGATCGACTATCTGCGCCGCCAGCCGGTGCCGGCCGCCGCGCCCGCCGGCGTGCTGACCTGGGCCGGCATCCTGCGCCAGCTGCGCGACGGCAACCCGCTGCCGCCGCGCCGGGTCGAGCTGAGCGCCGACGAATGGCGGCAGCGGCTGAGTCCGGAACAGTTTTACGTCTTGCGCCAGAAAGGCACCGAGCGCGCCTTCAGTTCGGGGATGTGCACGGTTTTCAGCCCCGGCCGCTACGCCTGTGCCGGCTGCGGCAGCGAACTGTTCGATGCCGGCGAAAAATTCGACAGCGGCAGCGGCTGGCCCAGCTTCACCCAGGCCGTGACGCCCAATGCCGTCGCTTACCATGCCGACGCCAGCCACGGCATGCAGCGAGTCGAAACCACCTGCGCCGTCTGCGACGGCCACCTCGGTCACGTCTTTCCCGACGGGCCGGGGCCGAGCGGCCTGCGTTACTGCATCAACGCGCTGGCGCTGTGTAAACTGGGAGAGCGCTGA
- a CDS encoding monooxygenase, producing MPYLLQVDFPFPGPWGDELSSALRGLAESIANEPELIWKIWTENQADGEAGGIYLFSTQAAAEAYLAMHRQRLREFGIATVNGKIFQVNQTLSLIDRAPLGV from the coding sequence ATGCCTTATTTGTTGCAAGTCGATTTCCCGTTTCCCGGCCCTTGGGGTGACGAGTTGAGTTCGGCGCTGCGCGGCCTGGCCGAGTCGATCGCCAACGAACCGGAGCTGATCTGGAAAATCTGGACCGAGAACCAGGCTGACGGCGAAGCAGGCGGCATCTACCTGTTCAGCACCCAGGCTGCCGCCGAAGCCTACCTGGCCATGCACAGGCAACGCTTGCGGGAATTCGGCATCGCGACGGTCAATGGCAAGATTTTCCAGGTCAATCAAACGCTATCGCTGATCGACCGGGCTCCGCTTGGCGTCTGA